Proteins encoded within one genomic window of Xylophilus sp. GOD-11R:
- a CDS encoding phosphoribosylaminoimidazolesuccinocarboxamide synthase, giving the protein MTVDALHTSALTSLPLLARGKVRDNYAVGDDRILMVASDRISAFDVILGEPIPGKGALLTQMALFWFEQLEGICANHLTGDAPESVVSAAEFPQVRGRSMLVKRLKPVPVEAVVRGYLAGSGWQEYQQNQAVCGVPLPAGLRNASKLPEPIFTPAAKAAAGEHDENIDFAQVVAIVGPELAAEIRDTSIALYKAAAAIAAEKGMIIADTKFEFGLDADGKLVLMDEVLTPDSSRYWPQEGYDAALAAGTNPPSYDKQFVRDWLEAARVHGRPWDKTPPAPRLPQDVIEKTAAKYREALERLMA; this is encoded by the coding sequence ATGACCGTCGACGCACTCCACACCTCCGCCCTCACCTCGCTGCCGCTGCTCGCGCGCGGGAAGGTCCGCGACAACTACGCCGTCGGCGACGACCGCATCCTGATGGTCGCGTCCGACCGCATCTCGGCGTTCGACGTGATCCTGGGAGAGCCGATTCCGGGCAAAGGCGCCCTGCTCACCCAGATGGCACTGTTCTGGTTCGAGCAGCTCGAAGGCATCTGCGCCAACCACCTCACCGGCGATGCGCCCGAAAGCGTGGTGAGCGCCGCCGAATTCCCGCAGGTGCGGGGCCGCTCGATGCTGGTCAAGCGGCTCAAGCCGGTGCCGGTCGAGGCCGTGGTGCGCGGCTACCTGGCCGGCAGCGGCTGGCAGGAATACCAGCAGAACCAGGCCGTCTGCGGCGTGCCGCTGCCCGCCGGCCTGCGCAATGCCAGCAAGCTGCCCGAGCCGATCTTCACGCCCGCGGCCAAGGCTGCGGCCGGCGAGCACGACGAGAACATCGACTTCGCCCAGGTGGTCGCCATCGTGGGGCCGGAGCTGGCCGCCGAGATCCGCGACACCAGCATCGCGCTCTACAAGGCCGCCGCCGCCATTGCCGCCGAAAAGGGCATGATCATCGCGGACACCAAGTTCGAGTTCGGCCTCGACGCCGACGGCAAGCTGGTGTTGATGGACGAAGTCCTCACGCCCGACTCTTCGCGCTATTGGCCGCAGGAAGGCTACGACGCGGCGTTGGCCGCCGGCACCAATCCGCCGAGCTACGACAAGCAGTTCGTGCGTGACTGGCTGGAGGCCGCCCGGGTGCATGGCCGTCCCTGGGACAAGACGCCGCCGGCGCCACGCCTGCCGCAGGACGTGATCGAGAAGACCGCCGCCAAGTACCGCGAAGCGCTCGAACGGCTGATGGCCTGA
- a CDS encoding TetR/AcrR family transcriptional regulator, with product MKVSKEQMALNRERILDAAAEAFRERGFDGIGVADLMDRAGLTHGGFYGHFASKEELMAAAAQRAAAQIDQRWGAMPGSVEPAPAARRAEIAGQYLSSRHRDARGQGCVVAALGGDAARQAEPVRRAFGEGIRAAAGRLEAISPGKTAAARRARALGDYATMVGAMVLARAVDDDALSDEILAAARLRLGLEAEGVTGAG from the coding sequence ATGAAGGTGAGCAAGGAGCAGATGGCGCTCAACCGCGAGCGCATCCTCGACGCGGCCGCCGAGGCCTTTCGCGAACGGGGTTTCGACGGCATCGGCGTGGCCGACCTGATGGACCGCGCCGGGCTCACCCATGGCGGCTTCTACGGTCATTTCGCGTCGAAGGAAGAACTCATGGCAGCCGCGGCGCAACGCGCTGCGGCGCAGATCGACCAGCGGTGGGGCGCGATGCCCGGCAGCGTAGAGCCGGCGCCGGCAGCACGGCGCGCGGAGATCGCCGGCCAGTACCTGTCGAGCCGCCACCGGGACGCACGGGGCCAGGGTTGCGTGGTCGCAGCACTGGGGGGTGACGCCGCCCGCCAGGCAGAGCCGGTGCGCCGGGCGTTCGGCGAGGGCATTCGGGCGGCCGCCGGGCGACTGGAGGCGATCAGCCCGGGCAAGACCGCCGCGGCCCGGCGCGCCCGTGCCCTGGGCGACTACGCGACGATGGTCGGCGCCATGGTGCTGGCGCGGGCGGTGGACGACGACGCCCTGTCCGACGAGATCCTGGCGGCCGCGCGGCTGCGGCTGGGCCTGGAGGCGGAAGGCGTCACCGGCGCCGGCTGA
- a CDS encoding SDR family NAD(P)-dependent oxidoreductase, with translation MIESTPSPRGTALVTGASSGIGATYAERLARRGHWLVLVARDAARLQALAARLSAETGVRAEVLVADLTAPAQRALVERRLQEDASIDLLINNAGMAVNGSLIEADIDAVETMIALNITAPTRLAAAAAKAFAARGAGTIVNVASVLAMAPELFSGTYSGTKAYMLNLSRSMQLQLAPLGVRVQAVLPGATRTEIWDRSGGSIDALPADMLMEVGDLVDAALAGLDMGEAVTIPPLPSLEGWQAMEDARLALAPRLSLREPAARYRQAAVEAL, from the coding sequence ATGATCGAATCCACTCCCAGCCCGCGCGGCACCGCGCTCGTCACCGGTGCGTCGTCCGGCATCGGCGCAACCTACGCCGAGCGCCTGGCCCGACGCGGTCATTGGCTGGTGCTGGTCGCGCGCGACGCGGCCCGGCTGCAGGCGCTGGCGGCCCGTCTCTCCGCCGAAACCGGCGTGCGCGCCGAGGTGCTGGTCGCCGACCTCACCGCACCCGCGCAGCGCGCCCTGGTGGAGCGCCGCCTGCAGGAAGACGCGTCCATCGACCTGCTGATCAACAACGCCGGCATGGCGGTCAACGGCAGCCTGATCGAAGCCGATATCGACGCGGTCGAGACCATGATCGCGCTCAACATCACCGCGCCCACCCGGCTCGCCGCGGCGGCGGCCAAGGCGTTCGCCGCGCGTGGCGCGGGCACCATCGTCAACGTGGCGTCGGTGCTGGCGATGGCGCCGGAGCTGTTCTCGGGCACTTACAGCGGCACCAAGGCCTACATGCTCAACCTGAGCCGCTCGATGCAGCTGCAGCTCGCACCGCTGGGCGTGCGGGTGCAGGCGGTGCTGCCGGGCGCCACCCGCACCGAGATCTGGGACCGCTCGGGCGGCTCGATCGACGCGCTGCCGGCCGACATGCTGATGGAGGTGGGCGACCTGGTCGACGCGGCGCTGGCGGGCCTGGACATGGGCGAGGCGGTGACCATTCCGCCGCTGCCCTCGCTCGAAGGCTGGCAGGCGATGGAAGACGCGCGCCTGGCGCTCGCGCCGAGGCTTTCGCTGCGCGAGCCGGCGGCGCGCTACCGGCAGGCGGCGGTGGAAGCCCTCTGA
- a CDS encoding ATPase domain-containing protein — MPTETRASTGIPGLDNILTGGLPEHHLYLIEGTPGSGKTTMGLQFLLQGRAEGQKGLYITLSETSEELRQVAASHDWDLTGVDVYDLVSDEGLSEESEQSILHPSELELGETIREVMAMVQECNPSRVVFDSLSEMRLLAQSSLRYRRQILALKRFFANRGCTVLLLDDKSGSTGDVHLHSLAHGVVNLDQNTNEYGPDKRRLRVVKLRGVKFREGEHDFNLDKGGLKVFPRLVASEHGRPFDTQPVSTGTEHLDDMLGGGLVPGSNVLFTGPAGTGKTTTAISCAVHAMRRGERVAYYLFDEGLGTLRMRSKALGLDIDPFLESGQLLLRALDPAELSPGQFAHAVRAAAENDKVGMVVIDSLNAYLQAMPGGKFLLLQMHELLAYLNLRGVVTLLILSQHGIVGDIRSDVDLSYLSDALLQFRFFEARGSLRKAITAIKSRTLAHESVIREFRLGRDGLEIGDALDDFQGVLSGIPRYTGGRPLLGDAAPESILAMPSNPMGG; from the coding sequence GTGCCCACCGAAACGCGCGCCTCCACCGGCATACCGGGCCTCGACAACATCCTGACCGGCGGCCTGCCTGAACACCATCTCTACCTGATCGAGGGCACGCCCGGGTCGGGCAAGACCACCATGGGCCTGCAGTTCCTGCTGCAGGGCCGCGCCGAAGGTCAGAAGGGCCTGTACATCACCCTGTCGGAAACCAGCGAAGAGCTTCGCCAGGTGGCGGCCTCGCACGACTGGGACCTGACCGGCGTCGACGTGTACGACCTGGTGAGCGACGAAGGGCTGAGCGAGGAGTCCGAGCAGAGCATTCTTCACCCGTCCGAGCTGGAGCTCGGCGAGACCATCCGCGAGGTGATGGCCATGGTGCAGGAGTGCAACCCGTCGCGCGTGGTGTTCGACAGCCTTTCCGAGATGCGTCTCCTGGCCCAGAGCTCGCTGCGCTATCGCCGGCAGATCCTGGCCTTGAAGCGCTTCTTCGCCAACCGTGGCTGCACCGTGCTGCTGCTCGACGACAAGTCCGGCTCTACTGGCGACGTGCACCTGCACAGTTTGGCGCACGGCGTGGTCAACCTCGATCAGAACACCAACGAATATGGCCCGGACAAACGCCGGCTGCGGGTGGTGAAGCTGCGCGGGGTGAAGTTTCGCGAGGGCGAGCACGACTTCAACCTCGACAAGGGCGGGCTGAAGGTGTTTCCGCGACTGGTCGCCAGCGAGCACGGCCGGCCTTTCGACACCCAGCCGGTCAGCACCGGCACCGAGCACCTGGACGACATGCTTGGCGGCGGTCTGGTGCCCGGCAGCAACGTGCTGTTCACCGGCCCGGCGGGCACAGGCAAGACCACCACGGCGATCAGCTGCGCGGTACACGCCATGCGGCGCGGCGAGCGTGTCGCCTACTACCTGTTCGACGAAGGCCTGGGCACGCTGCGCATGCGTTCCAAGGCGCTCGGGCTGGACATCGACCCCTTCCTCGAGTCGGGCCAGCTGCTGTTGCGAGCGCTCGATCCGGCCGAGCTTTCGCCCGGCCAGTTCGCCCACGCGGTACGGGCCGCGGCCGAAAACGACAAGGTCGGCATGGTCGTCATCGACAGCCTCAACGCCTACCTGCAGGCCATGCCCGGCGGCAAGTTCCTGCTGCTGCAGATGCATGAGCTGCTGGCCTACCTGAACCTGCGCGGCGTGGTCACGCTGCTGATCCTGTCGCAGCACGGCATCGTCGGCGACATCCGCTCCGACGTCGACCTGAGCTACCTGAGCGACGCGCTGCTGCAGTTCCGTTTTTTCGAGGCACGTGGCAGCCTGCGCAAGGCGATCACCGCGATCAAGAGCCGCACGCTGGCGCACGAGTCGGTCATCCGCGAATTTCGCCTCGGCCGCGACGGCCTGGAGATCGGCGACGCGCTCGACGATTTCCAGGGCGTGCTGAGCGGCATTCCGCGCTACACCGGTGGCCGGCCGTTGCTGGGAGACGCCGCGCCCGAATCCATTCTCGCGATGCCGTCGAACCCCATGGGCGGCTGA
- a CDS encoding response regulator produces the protein MENRVLIHAPRGRDAQVIAGVLSTQGIACLICPDTASLLAEMAREAAAAIVTEEVLGEGFDTALGQYLAAQPAWSDFPFVVMATRQSGRRSARAVASLQELGNIVLLERPVNPETLASAARSAVRARTRQYATRKHLAAIEASKQVVEALNGELESRIQARTADLASANDRLMHEIAERERAQASVVQGQKLEAIGRLTGGMAHDFNNLLHVVNMNLQFIARMADDEKLGVYARRAREAVSRGSRLTAQLLSFARAQSLLPKLNDVNALIGNMRELIEVSVGSRIRVELHLAPGSAPAVLDSGQLEMAVLNMSVNSRDAMPDGGTLSIRTEIVSDGPAPTVRVSVSDTGAGIPPSLLTKVFDPFFTTKPVGKGTGLGLSQVYGFARQSGGTSEIRSEVGRGTTVMLRFPLAQAEEAEAIAQLPAAGVDGHPDQQVLVVEDDAQVRQGIVECLRLLGYTVHEATDGAAGLHALERHRPDLLLVDYLMPGMNGAELITAARRLHPGMPILLATGYADMAQVEKVIGRQSVLAKPFDLETLGAAVASELRGQTASTAAHDAA, from the coding sequence ATGGAAAACCGGGTCCTGATCCACGCCCCGCGCGGTCGTGACGCGCAGGTCATCGCGGGCGTGCTGTCCACACAGGGCATCGCCTGCCTGATCTGCCCCGACACCGCCTCGCTGCTGGCCGAAATGGCGCGCGAGGCGGCTGCGGCCATCGTCACCGAAGAAGTGCTGGGCGAGGGCTTCGACACCGCGCTCGGCCAATACCTGGCGGCCCAGCCCGCGTGGTCGGACTTTCCCTTCGTGGTAATGGCCACGCGCCAGTCCGGCCGGCGTTCGGCCCGCGCGGTCGCGTCATTGCAGGAGCTCGGCAACATCGTGCTGTTGGAGCGCCCGGTGAACCCCGAGACACTGGCCAGCGCGGCGCGCTCGGCGGTGCGGGCGCGCACGCGGCAGTACGCCACGCGCAAGCACCTGGCGGCGATCGAGGCGTCCAAGCAGGTGGTGGAGGCGCTCAACGGCGAGCTGGAAAGCCGCATCCAGGCCCGCACCGCCGACCTCGCCAGCGCCAACGATCGGCTGATGCACGAGATCGCCGAGCGCGAACGTGCGCAGGCCAGCGTGGTGCAGGGCCAGAAGCTCGAAGCCATCGGGCGGCTGACCGGCGGCATGGCGCACGACTTCAACAACCTGCTGCACGTGGTCAACATGAACCTGCAGTTCATCGCCCGCATGGCCGACGACGAGAAGCTGGGCGTCTACGCGCGGCGGGCGCGCGAGGCGGTATCGCGCGGCTCACGGCTGACCGCCCAGCTGCTGAGCTTCGCCCGCGCGCAGAGCCTGCTGCCCAAGCTCAACGACGTGAACGCGCTGATCGGCAACATGCGCGAACTCATCGAGGTGTCGGTCGGCTCACGCATCCGCGTCGAACTGCATCTGGCCCCCGGCAGCGCGCCGGCCGTGCTCGACAGCGGTCAGCTCGAGATGGCGGTGCTCAACATGTCGGTCAATTCGCGCGACGCCATGCCCGACGGCGGCACGCTGAGCATCCGCACCGAGATCGTGTCGGATGGCCCCGCGCCCACGGTGCGGGTGAGCGTGAGCGACACCGGCGCCGGCATTCCGCCGAGCCTGCTGACCAAGGTGTTCGACCCCTTCTTCACCACCAAGCCGGTCGGCAAGGGCACCGGCCTGGGACTGAGCCAGGTGTACGGCTTCGCCCGCCAGTCCGGCGGCACCTCGGAGATCCGCAGCGAGGTCGGCCGGGGCACCACGGTGATGCTGCGCTTTCCGCTGGCGCAGGCCGAGGAAGCCGAAGCCATCGCCCAGCTGCCGGCCGCCGGCGTCGACGGCCATCCGGACCAGCAGGTGCTGGTGGTGGAAGACGATGCGCAGGTGCGCCAGGGCATCGTCGAATGCCTGCGCCTGCTCGGCTACACGGTGCACGAGGCCACCGACGGCGCGGCCGGACTTCACGCGCTGGAGCGGCACCGGCCCGACCTGCTGCTGGTCGACTACCTCATGCCCGGCATGAACGGCGCCGAACTCATCACGGCCGCGCGCCGCCTGCATCCGGGCATGCCGATCCTGCTGGCCACGGGCTATGCCGACATGGCCCAGGTCGAGAAGGTGATCGGCCGGCAATCGGTGCTGGCCAAGCCCTTCGACCTGGAAACCCTGGGCGCGGCCGTCGCGAGCGAACTGCGCGGCCAGACGGCCAGCACCGCGGCACACGACGCCGCCTGA
- a CDS encoding DNA topoisomerase III, which produces MSKTLVIAEKPSVAQDIVRALTPVAGKFEKHEDHFESETYVVTSAVGHLVEIQAPEEFDVKRGKWSFANLPVIPPRFDLKPVDKTKSRLNAVVKLARRKDVDAFINACDAGREGELIFRLIEQYAAGAKPSLGKPVRRLWLQSMTPQAIRDGFDSLRSEQQMQGLADAARSRSEADWLVGINGTRAMTAFNSRDGGFFLTTVGRVQTPTLSVVVEREEKIRKFVSRDYWEIHAAFAAQAGEYAGKYFDPQWKKPPPGPDGVPDPEQRADRVWNARDAQAIADAARGRPATVTEESKPTTQASPLLFDLTSLQREANGRFGFSAKTTLALAQSLYERHKALTYPRTDSRALPEDYLPVVKQTMGMLADSGMRHLAPFARQAIDQNYVKPTKRVFDNAKVSDHFAIIPTLQAPSGLSDAEQKLYDFVVRRFLSVFFPSAEYQVTTRISTVQNEGRSYAFRSDGKVLVKPGWLAIYGKEAADELAEDKDNKDSKILIRVQPGEKPLAERVDPKGLKTRPPARYSEATLLGAMEGAGKLIDDDELREAMQEKGLGTPATRAAIIEGLIAEKYMLREGRELIPTAKAFQLMTLLRGLGVEELSKAELTGDWEYKLAQMEKGELSRSAFMEQIAQMTQRIVQKAKEYDRDTVPGDYATLAAPCPNCGGIVRENYRRYSCVGIPTDSEPARLGTKVREGCGFSFGKSPAGRTFELAEAEKLVGEHRIGPLEGFRSKAGWPFTSEILLKFDDEVKNWKLEFDFGDDKNAEESGELVDFHGQEAIGPCPICQAGVYEHGSNYVCEKAVPTAAQPTPSCTFKSGKVILQQPVVREQMRLLLTGGKTQLLDKFISNKTRRAFKAFLTWDADAGKVNFEFEPRTSKFPPRKTAAGAAAGAAAKASAKAPAKKAAARKAAAPKAARKTATTSSGGATPSAALAAVIGAEPVARPAVIKKLWDYIKANGLQDATNKRAINADDKLRAVFGKDQVTMFELAGIVGKHLS; this is translated from the coding sequence ATGAGCAAGACCCTGGTGATCGCGGAAAAGCCGTCTGTGGCGCAGGACATCGTGCGTGCCCTCACGCCGGTGGCGGGCAAGTTCGAGAAGCACGAAGACCACTTCGAGAGCGAGACCTACGTGGTGACCAGCGCGGTCGGCCACCTGGTCGAAATCCAGGCGCCGGAAGAGTTCGACGTGAAGCGCGGCAAGTGGAGCTTCGCCAACCTGCCGGTGATTCCGCCGCGCTTCGACCTGAAGCCGGTCGACAAGACCAAGAGCCGGCTCAACGCGGTGGTGAAGCTGGCCCGCCGCAAGGACGTGGACGCCTTCATCAACGCCTGCGACGCGGGGCGTGAGGGCGAGCTGATCTTCCGGCTGATCGAGCAATACGCCGCCGGCGCCAAGCCCAGCCTGGGCAAGCCGGTGCGCCGGCTCTGGCTGCAGTCGATGACGCCGCAGGCGATCCGCGACGGCTTCGATTCGCTGCGCAGCGAGCAGCAGATGCAGGGCCTGGCCGATGCCGCGCGTTCGCGCTCGGAGGCCGACTGGCTGGTCGGCATCAACGGCACGCGGGCGATGACCGCCTTCAATTCGCGCGACGGCGGCTTCTTTCTCACCACCGTCGGCCGGGTGCAGACGCCCACGCTGTCGGTGGTGGTGGAGCGCGAGGAAAAAATTCGTAAGTTCGTCAGCCGCGATTACTGGGAAATCCATGCGGCCTTCGCGGCGCAGGCGGGCGAATACGCCGGCAAGTATTTCGACCCGCAGTGGAAGAAACCGCCGCCCGGCCCCGACGGCGTGCCCGACCCCGAACAGCGCGCCGACCGTGTCTGGAACGCGCGCGACGCGCAGGCCATTGCCGATGCGGCACGCGGCAGGCCCGCCACGGTCACCGAAGAGAGCAAGCCCACCACGCAGGCTTCACCGCTGCTGTTCGACCTGACCTCGCTGCAGCGGGAGGCCAATGGCCGCTTCGGCTTCTCGGCCAAGACCACGCTGGCGCTGGCCCAGAGCCTCTACGAACGCCACAAGGCCCTGACCTATCCGCGTACCGATTCGCGTGCCCTGCCCGAGGACTACCTGCCGGTGGTCAAGCAGACCATGGGCATGCTGGCCGACAGCGGCATGCGCCACCTCGCGCCCTTCGCCAGGCAGGCGATCGACCAGAACTACGTAAAGCCCACCAAGCGCGTGTTCGACAACGCCAAGGTGTCGGATCACTTCGCCATCATCCCCACCCTGCAGGCGCCCAGCGGCCTGAGCGATGCCGAACAGAAGCTCTACGACTTCGTGGTGCGGCGCTTCCTCTCGGTGTTCTTCCCCAGCGCCGAATACCAGGTCACCACCCGCATCAGCACGGTGCAGAACGAGGGCCGTTCGTACGCGTTTCGCTCCGACGGCAAGGTGCTGGTCAAGCCGGGCTGGCTGGCCATCTACGGCAAGGAAGCGGCCGACGAACTGGCCGAGGACAAGGACAACAAGGACAGCAAGATCCTCATCCGCGTGCAGCCCGGCGAGAAGCCGCTGGCCGAACGCGTCGACCCCAAGGGCCTGAAGACGCGGCCGCCGGCGCGCTATTCCGAAGCCACGCTGCTCGGCGCGATGGAAGGTGCGGGCAAGCTGATCGACGACGACGAATTGCGTGAGGCGATGCAGGAAAAAGGCCTGGGCACCCCGGCCACCCGCGCGGCCATCATCGAAGGGCTGATCGCCGAGAAATACATGCTGCGCGAAGGCCGAGAGCTGATCCCTACCGCCAAGGCCTTTCAGCTGATGACGCTGCTGCGCGGCCTCGGCGTGGAAGAGCTGTCGAAGGCCGAACTCACCGGCGACTGGGAATACAAGCTGGCGCAGATGGAGAAGGGCGAGCTCTCGCGGTCGGCCTTCATGGAGCAGATCGCGCAGATGACCCAGCGCATCGTGCAGAAGGCCAAGGAGTACGACCGCGACACGGTGCCCGGCGACTACGCCACGCTCGCCGCGCCCTGCCCCAACTGCGGCGGCATCGTGCGCGAGAACTACCGGCGCTACAGCTGCGTCGGCATTCCGACCGATTCCGAGCCCGCCCGCCTGGGCACCAAGGTGCGCGAGGGCTGCGGCTTTTCTTTCGGCAAGTCGCCGGCCGGCCGTACCTTCGAGCTGGCCGAGGCCGAAAAGCTGGTGGGCGAGCACCGCATCGGGCCGCTGGAGGGCTTCCGCTCCAAGGCCGGCTGGCCGTTCACCTCGGAGATCCTGTTGAAGTTCGACGACGAGGTGAAGAACTGGAAGCTGGAGTTCGATTTCGGCGACGACAAGAACGCCGAAGAATCGGGCGAGCTGGTCGACTTCCATGGCCAGGAGGCCATCGGCCCCTGCCCGATCTGCCAGGCCGGCGTCTACGAACATGGCAGCAACTACGTCTGCGAGAAGGCCGTGCCGACGGCGGCGCAGCCCACGCCGAGCTGCACGTTCAAGAGCGGCAAGGTGATCCTGCAGCAGCCGGTGGTGCGCGAGCAGATGCGCCTGCTGCTCACCGGGGGCAAGACGCAGCTGCTCGACAAGTTCATCTCCAACAAGACCCGCCGGGCGTTCAAGGCTTTCCTGACCTGGGATGCGGACGCGGGCAAGGTCAACTTCGAGTTCGAGCCGCGCACCTCCAAGTTCCCGCCACGCAAGACGGCGGCCGGCGCCGCTGCGGGCGCTGCCGCCAAGGCCTCGGCCAAGGCGCCCGCGAAGAAGGCCGCCGCCAGGAAGGCCGCTGCGCCCAAGGCGGCCCGCAAGACGGCCACGACCAGCAGCGGTGGCGCCACGCCGAGCGCGGCACTGGCCGCCGTGATCGGCGCCGAGCCAGTGGCGCGGCCTGCGGTCATCAAGAAGCTTTGGGACTACATCAAGGCCAACGGTCTGCAGGACGCGACCAACAAGCGCGCCATCAACGCCGACGACAAGCTGCGCGCGGTGTTCGGCAAGGACCAGGTGACGATGTTCGAGCTCGCCGGCATCGTCGGCAAGCACCTGAGCTGA
- a CDS encoding SET domain-containing protein, translating to MPSTAPAAGGRRIQTRRSGVHGKGVFAVQDLAEGETLIEYVGEVISWQEAQDRHPHDPEQPNHTFYFHVDDDRVIDANHGGNSSRWINHSCDPNCIADEEDGRIFIKALRDIAAGEELSYDYGLIIEERYTKKLKAEYPCWCGAADCRGTLLAPKRGKR from the coding sequence ATGCCTTCAACCGCCCCCGCCGCCGGCGGCCGCCGCATCCAGACCCGCCGCTCCGGCGTACACGGCAAGGGCGTCTTCGCGGTACAGGATCTCGCCGAGGGCGAAACCCTCATCGAATACGTCGGCGAAGTCATCAGCTGGCAGGAGGCGCAGGACCGTCATCCGCACGATCCCGAGCAGCCCAACCACACTTTCTACTTCCATGTCGACGACGACCGGGTGATCGACGCCAACCACGGCGGCAACTCCTCGCGCTGGATCAACCACTCCTGCGATCCCAACTGCATCGCCGACGAGGAAGACGGCCGCATCTTCATCAAGGCCCTGCGCGACATCGCCGCCGGCGAGGAGCTGAGCTACGACTACGGCTTGATCATCGAAGAGCGCTATACCAAGAAGCTCAAAGCTGAATACCCGTGCTGGTGCGGCGCGGCCGATTGCCGTGGCACCCTGCTGGCGCCCAAGCGCGGCAAACGTTGA
- a CDS encoding biotin--[acetyl-CoA-carboxylase] ligase encodes MDDILRWPAEAIWQELHPLLEGFTVEVLPEIDSSNSELMRRARDGRTEPTLLVAERQTAGRGRQGRDWHSSRGDALTFSLGLPLAPADWSGLSLVAGVAIAEALHPDLGLKWPNDLWWHDRKIGGILVETTGSGDTGAPRYVVVGVGLNIAPPAAPDGLRTPPAGLRELSPGIDAPAALGAVVPALVRALLDFAAQGFATWQARFAARDVLRGRAVLLSDGRHGTAASVDADGVLRVQTAEGWESVRSAEVSIRPAA; translated from the coding sequence ATGGACGACATCCTGCGCTGGCCGGCCGAAGCGATCTGGCAGGAGCTGCATCCGCTGCTCGAGGGCTTCACCGTCGAGGTGCTGCCCGAGATCGACTCCAGCAACAGCGAACTCATGCGCCGCGCCCGCGACGGCCGCACCGAGCCCACCCTGCTGGTGGCCGAGCGCCAAACGGCCGGGCGGGGTCGCCAGGGCCGCGACTGGCATTCGAGCCGGGGCGACGCCCTCACCTTTTCGCTCGGCCTGCCGCTGGCGCCGGCCGACTGGTCGGGGCTGTCGCTGGTCGCGGGCGTGGCCATCGCCGAAGCGCTGCATCCCGACCTGGGCCTGAAGTGGCCCAACGACCTGTGGTGGCACGACCGCAAGATCGGCGGCATCCTGGTCGAGACGACGGGCTCGGGCGATACCGGTGCGCCGCGCTACGTCGTCGTCGGCGTGGGTTTGAACATCGCCCCACCGGCCGCGCCGGACGGCCTGCGCACGCCACCGGCCGGGCTGCGGGAGCTGTCGCCCGGCATCGACGCGCCGGCCGCGCTCGGCGCGGTGGTGCCGGCGCTGGTGCGCGCGCTGCTCGACTTCGCTGCGCAGGGATTCGCAACCTGGCAAGCACGCTTTGCCGCACGCGACGTGCTGCGCGGCCGCGCCGTGCTGCTGTCCGACGGCCGACACGGCACGGCCGCCAGCGTCGATGCCGACGGCGTGCTGCGGGTGCAGACGGCCGAGGGCTGGGAATCGGTGCGCAGCGCCGAGGTCAGCATCCGCCCGGCAGCCTGA
- a CDS encoding SPOR domain-containing protein yields the protein MVLRLLALFLVLANGVYFAWSQNALRAWGLERPTQNEPQRLRQQIRPEALKLVSADEARRIAAAAPAEAATASASGATQCLQAGLFGEAEAALLRTRAEALLPAGSWSLVPGATPARWIIYMGRYGGADQLVRKRAELRALHVAFDAPGNPALEPGLSLGSFATQAEANAGLATLAQRGVRTARVVEQRPAVQGLTLRLPAVDDAVRPALQALTPALAGHVLQACS from the coding sequence ATGGTGCTGCGCCTTCTCGCCCTGTTCCTGGTCCTGGCCAACGGCGTGTACTTCGCCTGGTCGCAGAACGCGCTGCGGGCCTGGGGCCTGGAGCGCCCGACGCAGAACGAGCCGCAGCGCTTGCGCCAGCAGATCCGGCCCGAGGCGCTGAAGCTGGTCAGCGCCGACGAGGCACGGCGCATCGCGGCGGCGGCACCTGCGGAGGCCGCCACTGCATCGGCCAGCGGCGCCACGCAGTGCCTGCAGGCCGGCCTGTTCGGCGAGGCCGAGGCCGCGCTGCTGCGCACGCGGGCCGAGGCGCTGCTGCCGGCGGGCAGCTGGTCGCTGGTGCCCGGCGCCACGCCGGCGCGCTGGATCATCTACATGGGCCGTTATGGCGGCGCCGACCAGCTGGTGCGCAAGCGCGCCGAGCTGCGGGCGCTGCACGTGGCCTTCGATGCGCCGGGCAATCCGGCGCTGGAACCCGGGCTGTCGCTCGGCAGCTTCGCGACCCAGGCCGAGGCCAATGCCGGTCTGGCGACGCTGGCGCAACGCGGCGTGCGCACCGCGCGGGTGGTGGAGCAACGGCCGGCCGTGCAGGGTCTGACACTGCGCCTGCCGGCCGTCGACGATGCCGTGCGCCCGGCGCTGCAAGCCCTGACCCCGGCCCTGGCCGGCCATGTGCTGCAGGCCTGCAGCTGA